TGAGACGCTTTTAGAAACAAAAACCGCTTTTGTGAAACACATCCACCACAAAACTTTCGCCTATCATATCTGACATCTTGTTTTGCGCGGGCTATAGGCCAGAGGTTTAAAGATATAGAAGGAATCATGCACTACATTCCAGAAGCGACGAAAGAACAAGTAAATGCCATGCTCAAAAGGTTTGGTGCGTTCCAGGAAATCGATCGAAGGACTATGAGCGACGCATTGAAAGATTGAAGGTTAAGGAGAAAGGGATCAAGTCTTGGCCCTTTCCTTTTGAAGAGTGAGAGATTTTTTCAGAAACTCATAAGAAAGCTTCCGTTCCTGGATGTGCCAGCGAGAAAGCGGAGATCACCTGCTCAATGACAAATCCCTCCCAACTGCTTCCGCGTTTGGGATGGTTTTCAAGGTCGTCCTGATCGTGAATCCCCAGAAAATAATGTAAAAGACCTGAATCGCGAATATAGATTTTTTGGCTTTTGACGAATCTTTTCCCAGTGTTAACGAAATACCCTTTATCAGCTTATTTTTTCTCAACATGCATTTCTAAAGTGAGAAATTTACCCTTTTGAGATCGCAAGCGCTCCTTTCTGGGTAGTTATAGATCAATAAAATCAATACTTTATGTTTTCATCCTTTTGACATGATCATGGCATGGATTCTGCACAAAAGGAAGGTGCGTAGTTCATACTATTGGGGGAGCTATGAAACCAACAATGCAGAAACATCTTCAGGATCATGACGTCACGCGCAAAGAGACTCAGCGCATCGCAGGAGCGATGCCAAAGGCAAAACCTGCGAGCATGCCAGTCGACACCCGACTTGCGGTCTTTAAGGATCGACTCACCTATACCTTTATTCTCGACAGTGAAGTGGCCTCGATCCATTTCGATCGAAATCGAGGAGAAATTTTTTATAAAGGCCATAATATTATCAATCTCGAACTGAGCGAGAATCAAAAGAAGGTCTTAAAGAGCTTTCTCATGGTTTTAGAGGGGGATGCGAAGGGAAAAGAATTTTTGAATGCATATTCCGCAACTTTAGAGCGCTCTTTAGCCGATAAACAGAAAGTGGGGGAATAGGGAGAAGCATGTCCGATCGTTTACGAAGACTTGGGTTGTTTCGCCGCAAAGGCATTTTCGAATCCGAATCTTCTGAGGCCACCCCTTTTCGAGTTGATCCAAAACTTCCTTTTGATTCCGAACATGACGAACGCTGGACCTATGAAGAGGGACGCATCTCTCTCAATGAAGATGAAGTCGCTGACATCATCCGCGCACATCGCAGAGACTCGCGTGTTCTCATGAACCTTTCGAACGGGCTCTCTGAGTATCGCGATTTTGTAGAGCAAAATTATGTCACCGAGCTCGAAAAATTTCGGGCAGCAATTGATATTTCGTTGCATCAAGTCTTTCGTAGTCTCAATGGAATTTATACCTGCCTCACCAGTGGCGTCGATATCGAACTCACCGATGATCATATCTGGCTCAACAATATCGATGTGATGTCGCTCATGCGTCTCTATCGTCTTCGTCCAACATCCAAGGCACGTGCGTATCTCACCACGTTCCGCGACAAACTCTCCTTGATTCTCCAGGCAGAGCAGAGTAACCAGTATCACCAAGAGCTGCGCCAGAAAATGTTCCATGTCTTTGATGAACTGTGCGAAGTTCTTGCCACGACCCCAACCCTTGATACTCCTCACCTTATGTCTGCTGAGTGGGGAAGCCCTTGAGCTTGCGCTCTTTCATCGTCCTTCTGTTTTTTTAGCTCTCTTTTTTGCTTCACTTGCATGTACGATCTTATTCTCACGACGAAAAAGAAAATCGATCGCACGTTGTTTTTTATTCTTCTCCTTTTTTGTTTTCGGCGCATTTCTTTCGACGAAAAAATTGGAGATCCTTCAGGATCAAGCAAGCTCGCTTTTGCATCATCACGTCCGCGCTCGACCCCTTTGTGAAGGATTTCTGCGAGATGATCCTGCACCGAGAGCACAAGGTGTATCGCTCGAGGTGATGCTTGTGCGATGTCAACCTGCACGAGACAAACCGTTTGAAAAGGTCTCTGCGTACGTTCGTCTCTTTGTAAAAGGAGAGACCGAGGAACTCTGGCAGGGAGACGCTCTCCGTTTTGAAGCGACCTTTCAAAAGCCGCAAGATTTTTTCAATCCCGCTGCATTTTCCTATCGGTTTCATCTAGCGAGCCGCGATATTTCGCTCTCGGGTTTTGCAGAAGGGAGTTCGCTTGTTCGGTTGTATCAGCGAGAGCAATCTTTTTTTCAACGTATGGTTGCGCTTCGTCATCAGTTCTTGCGACGCATTAACAGTTCCATGTCTCCGGACGCTGCTTCTATTGTGAACGCACTTCTTTTGGGTTCGCGAGGGGATATTGATGACGAACATCAAAAACTTTTTTCACTTCTCGGCATCGCTCATATTCTCTCTATCTCAGGCCTGCATGTGGTTTCTATTGTTGTCATTCTTTCGTGGATCCTTTCGCTTATCCTGAATCGATGCGCATTCGTTTATTTATCCATTCCCCGTCGCTATATGATAGCGCTTCTTTCACTTCCGATGCTGTGGGTATATGTTCTTTTTGTCGGAGCTCCTATCTCGGCAATTCGTGCAGCATGCATGATCACATTTTTTCTGATCAGCACTTTCTTTTTTCGTCGTCACGATTCCCTTGTCACCCTTGCGGGAACGGTGTTGGTGATGTGTATCCTGTGGCCGTTAGCGCTGATGGATATTTCGTTTCAACTCTCGATCGTTTCGGTGTTGGGAATTATTCTCACGAGTCGTTTCTTGCCGAAGAAAAAGTGGATGCAAGTAACGGGGAGCACTGTAGGAGCATATCTTTTTTCTGCGCCTCTCATTCTTTTGACGTTTCATGAACTCACTCCTCTTGGACTTATAACGAATATTATCGTTATCCCGTTGTTTGGATTTGTCCTCATGCCGCTCTTTCTTGCTGCTTCTCTTCTTTCCATTTTTTCTCACACGTATGGATGTATCGTGTGGAAATATTCGGGGTTTCTCCTTGAAGAGCTCCTTATCGTGTTTCAAGCTCTTCTCCCCGCGGCAGAGGAGACAACATTCTTTGCCGCTCCAACGTTGTTTCAACTCGCTCTCTGTTATCTTCTCTTGATCGTAGCGCTCATGAACTTTAAAAGAGCTTACCGAGGCTCTCTCTTCATCATGTTCGTGCTTCTCTGTTCTTTTGTCTGGCCCATGTATCGTCCCCAAATCACGAAAAGGCTTGAAGTCACGTTTTTCGATGTGGGCCATGGAGATGCTGTGCTTCTCCGATTTCCTGACGGAACGTCGTGGATGATCGATGCAGGAGGTTTTCCCTCCTCTTCATTTGATACGGGGAAGCGGATTCTCGCACCTGCTCTATGGCAGCTCGGAGTCCGAAGATTAGAAACCATCATCTTAAGCCATGCCCATTTTGATCACTACGGAGGATTTTCGAGTTTAAGACAACTCTTTCATCCCGAATTCTTTTTTCTTTCATCAGCGACCTCTTCACAGGAACCAGAGTGGAAAGTATTTTTTCAAGAAATGAAAGAGCATCAGCTCGAGGTTCGATTTTTAGACGCGAATACGCCACGATGGAAAAAAGGAGAGGTGGAATTCACAGTCTCTTATCCTCACGCCGATCTCCGTATCGATGATATTAATGATCAATCGCTCGTCTTATTTCTTCGATATCGCGATGTCTCGTTTCTCTTTACCGGAGACATCGAAACTTTTTCTGAAAAACAGATCGTGCAACAGGCGGATTTGGATTCACCTACGGTTTTGAAAGTGGCGCATCATGGCAGCAAAACTTCTTCGACAGAAGAGTTTCTCAATATGATTTCACCGCGCTATGCTGTGATTTCGGTGGGAAAGCATCATCGCTTTCGGCTCCCTCACGAAAAGGTTTTGCATCGATTTGAAAAAAGGGGAGTCGCTCTTTATCGAACGGATCGCCAGGGTGCGATTACGATGAGCACTGATGGAAAAGAGATTTCGATTACGACCCTTCGAGATCTTCCCACGAAGTGAACGACCACAGGAGTGTTTTCTTTTGAAGGGTGGCATTTACTTTTTTCAGATCACCGCTTTTGAGCGTGATAAAAGCTTCGATTGCTGCCACATGTTTTCGAATTTCACTGATTTTCAGAATCTCGACTTTTTCAACGCCTTTTCCAAAAGGAGTTTCAGGATATTTTTTGCCGTAATTTTTGAAGAAATGGCGAAGCGATTGTTGAGCCCGATTTTCACTCGGTACCCGAGCTGCAC
This Deltaproteobacteria bacterium RIFCSPHIGHO2_02_FULL_44_16 DNA region includes the following protein-coding sequences:
- a CDS encoding DNA internalization-related competence protein ComEC/Rec2; its protein translation is MILLTLCLLSGEALELALFHRPSVFLALFFASLACTILFSRRKRKSIARCFLFFSFFVFGAFLSTKKLEILQDQASSLLHHHVRARPLCEGFLRDDPAPRAQGVSLEVMLVRCQPARDKPFEKVSAYVRLFVKGETEELWQGDALRFEATFQKPQDFFNPAAFSYRFHLASRDISLSGFAEGSSLVRLYQREQSFFQRMVALRHQFLRRINSSMSPDAASIVNALLLGSRGDIDDEHQKLFSLLGIAHILSISGLHVVSIVVILSWILSLILNRCAFVYLSIPRRYMIALLSLPMLWVYVLFVGAPISAIRAACMITFFLISTFFFRRHDSLVTLAGTVLVMCILWPLALMDISFQLSIVSVLGIILTSRFLPKKKWMQVTGSTVGAYLFSAPLILLTFHELTPLGLITNIIVIPLFGFVLMPLFLAASLLSIFSHTYGCIVWKYSGFLLEELLIVFQALLPAAEETTFFAAPTLFQLALCYLLLIVALMNFKRAYRGSLFIMFVLLCSFVWPMYRPQITKRLEVTFFDVGHGDAVLLRFPDGTSWMIDAGGFPSSSFDTGKRILAPALWQLGVRRLETIILSHAHFDHYGGFSSLRQLFHPEFFFLSSATSSQEPEWKVFFQEMKEHQLEVRFLDANTPRWKKGEVEFTVSYPHADLRIDDINDQSLVLFLRYRDVSFLFTGDIETFSEKQIVQQADLDSPTVLKVAHHGSKTSSTEEFLNMISPRYAVISVGKHHRFRLPHEKVLHRFEKRGVALYRTDRQGAITMSTDGKEISITTLRDLPTK